The Gemmata palustris genome includes a region encoding these proteins:
- a CDS encoding tetratricopeptide repeat protein, which yields MTAADCLYRAATEKLDANDFTGAIELARAGLLRDENHPGLLQVYGLAAYHLGDPVDALEGLEGASMIAPLAPVSQLALADLYLCSGKRQSAATGLFFLAEPERCPTPLLPDLARLLGKLGAYRSAFKVCRRLARARSWYHPAHYGMAYYLAKLNKPIEKWLPHLRAAVELAPGAVPYRVALANALGNAGRPEEACEVVRDVPAAALSCPACLKRLQSAAEEAGEVQLALRFRDRLREITRRRCDTAEGDCFET from the coding sequence ATGACTGCTGCCGACTGCTTGTACCGGGCCGCGACCGAAAAACTCGACGCGAACGACTTCACCGGCGCGATCGAACTCGCCCGCGCCGGCCTGCTGCGCGACGAGAACCACCCGGGGCTGCTCCAGGTGTACGGCCTGGCCGCGTACCACCTGGGCGACCCGGTCGACGCACTCGAGGGGCTGGAGGGGGCGAGCATGATCGCGCCGCTCGCGCCGGTCTCGCAGCTCGCACTGGCCGACTTGTATTTGTGCTCCGGGAAGCGCCAGAGCGCGGCAACCGGGCTGTTTTTCCTGGCCGAACCGGAGCGGTGCCCGACGCCGCTGCTGCCCGACCTGGCGCGGCTCCTGGGCAAACTCGGGGCGTACCGGTCGGCGTTCAAAGTGTGCCGCCGGCTCGCGCGGGCGCGGTCGTGGTACCACCCGGCCCACTACGGGATGGCCTACTATCTCGCTAAATTGAACAAGCCGATCGAAAAATGGCTGCCGCACCTGCGGGCCGCGGTCGAATTGGCCCCCGGCGCGGTCCCGTACCGCGTCGCCCTGGCCAACGCGCTCGGGAACGCGGGGCGCCCGGAGGAGGCGTGCGAAGTCGTGCGGGACGTGCCCGCGGCGGCGCTGAGTTGCCCGGCGTGCCTCAAACGGCTCCAGAGCGCCGCGGAGGAGGCCGGCGAGGTGCAACTGGCACTGCGGTTCCGCGACCGGCTCCGCGAAATCACGCGCCGCCGGTGCGACACGGCCGAGGGCGACTGTTTCGAGACGTGA
- the rpsD gene encoding 30S ribosomal protein S4 — protein sequence MSRFTRPKGKVNRALGVVVYEKHGAVKALERREYRPGMHGLRKGKVSEYGLAMREKKKIKHYYGLHERQLARFYQLATKSPENTGTELLVLCERRLDNVVRRAGFARTRPESRQGINHGHFHVNGRKVDIASYLVKPGDVIAVAPRQNVQTKYRERLTEGLHNADWLTSDPEALSFTVMRLPTESDVSLPVEIQRVIEVLSR from the coding sequence ATGAGTCGATTCACGCGACCCAAGGGAAAGGTGAACCGGGCGCTGGGCGTGGTCGTATACGAGAAGCACGGCGCGGTCAAAGCGCTGGAGCGCCGCGAGTACCGCCCCGGCATGCACGGGCTGCGCAAGGGCAAGGTGTCCGAATACGGTCTCGCCATGCGCGAGAAAAAGAAGATCAAGCACTATTACGGGTTACACGAGCGGCAGCTCGCCCGGTTCTACCAGCTCGCGACCAAGTCGCCGGAGAACACGGGAACGGAGCTACTGGTGCTGTGCGAGCGCCGGCTCGACAACGTGGTGCGCCGGGCGGGGTTCGCCCGCACGCGCCCGGAATCGCGCCAGGGGATCAACCACGGGCACTTCCACGTTAACGGGCGCAAGGTGGACATCGCCAGTTACCTCGTGAAGCCCGGCGACGTGATCGCGGTCGCGCCGCGCCAGAACGTGCAGACCAAGTACCGCGAGCGCCTCACCGAGGGGCTCCACAACGCCGACTGGTTGACGAGCGACCCGGAGGCCCTGTCGTTCACCGTGATGCGGTTACCGACCGAGAGCGACGTGAGCCTGCCGGTCGAGATCCAGCGGGTGATCGAAGTTCTCAGCCGTTAG
- the rpsR gene encoding 30S ribosomal protein S18: protein MARPKTNANGLKVVKSKGKRQLAFAPKGYEPRPAFIDYKDVSGIKRFISSQGKLMSRKRTGLSAAAQRALAVAVKRARFMGLLPYVGE, encoded by the coding sequence ATGGCGCGCCCGAAGACGAACGCGAACGGCCTGAAAGTCGTGAAATCGAAGGGCAAACGGCAACTGGCATTCGCCCCGAAGGGGTACGAGCCGCGGCCCGCGTTCATCGACTACAAGGACGTGTCGGGGATCAAGCGGTTCATCAGCTCCCAGGGCAAGCTCATGTCGCGCAAGCGCACGGGGCTGTCCGCCGCGGCGCAGCGGGCGCTCGCAGTGGCGGTCAAGCGCGCGCGGTTCATGGGGCTGCTCCCCTACGTGGGCGAGTAA